The following proteins come from a genomic window of Pseudomonas hygromyciniae:
- the groL gene encoding chaperonin GroEL (60 kDa chaperone family; promotes refolding of misfolded polypeptides especially under stressful conditions; forms two stacked rings of heptamers to form a barrel-shaped 14mer; ends can be capped by GroES; misfolded proteins enter the barrel where they are refolded when GroES binds) — protein sequence MAAKEVKFGDSARKKMLTGVNILADAVKATLGPKGRNVIIEKSFGAPTITKDGVSVAKEIELEDRFENMGAQLVKDVASRANDDAGDGTTTATVLAQAIVNEGYKAVAAGMNPMDLKRGIDKATIAIVAELKNLSKPCADTKAIAQVGTISANSDSSIGDIIAEAMEKVGKEGVITVEEGTGLENELSVVEGMQFDRGYLSPYFVNKPETMVAELDSPLILLVDKKISNIREMLPVLEAVAKAGRPLLIVSEDVEGEALATLVVNNMRGIVKVAAVKAPGFGDRRKAMLQDIAVLTGGTVISEEIGLSLESATLENLGSAKRVTISKENTIIVDGAGVEQDIQARITQIRAQVAETSSDYDREKLQERLAKLSGGVAVIKVGAGSEVEMKEKKARVEDALHATRAAVEEGVVPGGGVALIRALEALTGLTGDNADQNVGIAVLRRAVEAPLRQIAANSGDEPSVVVNEVKNGKGNYGYNAATGVYGDMIEMGILDPTKVTRSALQAASSIGGLILTTEAAIADAPKKEGSAGGGMPDMGGMGGMGGMM from the coding sequence ATGGCTGCTAAAGAAGTTAAATTCGGCGATTCCGCCCGCAAGAAAATGCTCACCGGTGTCAACATCCTGGCTGACGCAGTAAAAGCGACCCTGGGCCCGAAAGGCCGTAACGTGATCATCGAGAAGAGCTTCGGCGCTCCGACCATCACCAAGGACGGCGTTTCCGTAGCCAAAGAAATCGAACTGGAAGACCGTTTCGAAAACATGGGCGCGCAGCTGGTCAAAGACGTTGCCTCCCGTGCCAACGATGACGCAGGCGACGGCACCACCACCGCCACCGTTCTGGCTCAGGCAATCGTCAACGAAGGCTACAAAGCCGTCGCTGCCGGCATGAACCCGATGGACCTCAAGCGCGGCATCGATAAGGCGACCATCGCCATCGTTGCTGAGCTGAAAAACCTGTCCAAGCCATGCGCTGACACCAAGGCTATCGCTCAGGTAGGCACCATTTCCGCCAACTCCGACAGCTCCATCGGCGACATCATTGCCGAAGCCATGGAAAAAGTCGGTAAAGAAGGCGTGATCACTGTTGAAGAAGGCACTGGCCTGGAAAACGAACTGTCGGTTGTAGAAGGCATGCAGTTCGACCGTGGCTACCTGTCCCCGTACTTCGTCAACAAGCCTGAGACCATGGTTGCCGAGCTGGACAGCCCGCTGATCCTGCTGGTCGACAAAAAGATCTCGAACATCCGTGAAATGCTGCCAGTGCTGGAAGCCGTTGCCAAAGCCGGCCGTCCACTGCTGATCGTTTCCGAAGACGTTGAAGGCGAAGCCCTGGCGACTCTGGTTGTGAACAACATGCGCGGTATCGTTAAAGTCGCAGCCGTCAAGGCTCCAGGCTTCGGCGACCGTCGCAAGGCCATGCTGCAGGACATCGCCGTTCTGACCGGCGGTACCGTTATCTCCGAAGAGATCGGCCTGAGCCTGGAAAGCGCCACCCTGGAAAACCTGGGTAGCGCCAAGCGCGTGACCATCTCCAAGGAAAACACCATCATCGTTGACGGTGCTGGCGTTGAGCAGGACATCCAGGCGCGCATCACCCAGATCCGTGCCCAGGTTGCTGAAACCTCCTCGGACTACGACCGTGAAAAACTGCAAGAGCGTCTGGCCAAGCTGTCAGGCGGCGTTGCAGTGATCAAGGTTGGCGCTGGTTCCGAAGTTGAAATGAAAGAGAAGAAAGCCCGCGTTGAAGACGCCCTGCACGCAACCCGTGCAGCCGTTGAAGAAGGCGTGGTACCTGGCGGTGGCGTTGCGCTGATCCGTGCTCTGGAAGCCCTGACCGGCCTGACCGGCGACAATGCTGACCAGAACGTGGGTATTGCTGTACTGCGTCGTGCTGTTGAAGCACCGCTGCGCCAGATCGCTGCCAACTCCGGCGACGAGCCAAGCGTTGTGGTCAACGAAGTCAAGAACGGCAAAGGTAACTACGGTTACAACGCTGCGACTGGCGTCTACGGCGACATGATCGAAATGGGCATCCTGGACCCAACCAAGGTGACTCGTTCGGCGCTGCAAGCAGCATCCTCCATCGGCGGTCTGATCCTGACCACCGAAGCTGCGATCGCTGATGCACCGAAGAAAGAAGGCTCGGCTGGCGGCGGTATGCCAGACATGGGCGGCATGGGTGGCATGGGCGGCATGATGTAA
- a CDS encoding co-chaperone GroES, with amino-acid sequence MSKLRPLHDRVVIRRSEEEKKTAGGIVLPGSAAEKANHGVIVAAGPGKTLENGDVRALAVKVGDKVVFGPYSGSNTVKVDGEDLLVMAENEILAVLED; translated from the coding sequence ATGAGCAAGCTTCGTCCTCTGCACGACCGCGTCGTTATCCGTCGCAGCGAAGAAGAAAAGAAAACCGCTGGCGGTATCGTTCTGCCAGGTTCGGCTGCTGAAAAAGCCAACCACGGTGTGATCGTCGCTGCAGGCCCAGGCAAGACTCTGGAAAATGGTGACGTGCGTGCGCTGGCCGTTAAAGTCGGTGACAAGGTTGTATTCGGTCCTTACTCCGGCAGCAACACTGTGAAAGTCGACGGCGAAGACCTGCTGGTTATGGCTGAGAACGAGATTCTCGCCGTTCTGGAAGACTGA
- a CDS encoding FxsA family protein: MRPFLLLFLLFPVLELFVFVKVSGAIGFFPALLLIILGSMLGVFVLRIAGLATALRARESLNRGELPAQTMLEGLMMALAGGLLIVPGFVSDVLGLILLLPFTRRLLAGKLRQRAEEAAIRQRAFADDLQPRGGPAPRQPLGREGDVIEGEFEHRDSK; this comes from the coding sequence ATGCGCCCTTTTTTATTGCTCTTTCTGCTGTTTCCGGTGCTGGAGCTGTTCGTATTCGTCAAGGTCAGCGGGGCTATCGGGTTTTTCCCGGCGCTGCTGCTGATCATTCTCGGCTCGATGCTCGGCGTGTTCGTGCTGCGTATCGCCGGCCTGGCCACTGCACTGCGTGCCCGTGAAAGCCTGAATCGCGGCGAACTGCCAGCCCAGACGATGCTTGAAGGCCTGATGATGGCCTTGGCCGGTGGCCTGTTGATCGTGCCGGGTTTTGTCAGCGATGTGCTGGGCTTGATCCTGCTGCTGCCATTCACTCGTCGGTTGCTGGCAGGCAAGTTGCGCCAGCGTGCCGAAGAAGCGGCGATCCGCCAGCGCGCCTTTGCCGACGACCTGCAGCCACGTGGCGGCCCGGCACCTCGCCAGCCCCTGGGGCGTGAAGGTGATGTGATCGAAGGTGAGTTCGAACACCGCGACTCCAAGTAA
- a CDS encoding HugZ family pyridoxamine 5'-phosphate oxidase, translating into MSVHVAKNARELLLKEYRGALATHSKAMPGFPFGSVVPYCLDAEGRPLILISRIAQHTHNLQKDPKCSLLVGEREANDVQAVGRLTYLAEAEKLADEAAIAAAAERYYRYFPDSANYHKAHDFDFWVLRPVRHRYIGGFGAIHWVDQLTLANPFAGKAELSMIEHMNSDHTKAIAHYVELAGLPTFEPAQLVGIDSEGMHLRIGLGVHWLPFAATCNTPTQVREALVSLAHAQVWPKKAVTEA; encoded by the coding sequence TTGAGCGTCCACGTTGCCAAGAATGCCCGAGAACTACTGCTCAAGGAATACCGTGGGGCGCTCGCCACACACTCCAAGGCCATGCCTGGCTTTCCCTTTGGTTCGGTGGTGCCTTATTGCCTGGACGCAGAGGGCCGGCCGCTGATCCTGATCAGCCGTATCGCCCAGCACACCCATAACCTGCAAAAAGATCCAAAATGCTCACTGCTGGTGGGCGAGCGTGAGGCGAATGACGTGCAGGCCGTCGGGCGCCTAACCTACCTGGCCGAAGCCGAAAAGCTCGCGGACGAGGCGGCCATCGCCGCTGCCGCCGAGCGTTACTACCGGTATTTCCCGGATTCGGCGAACTACCACAAGGCCCATGACTTCGATTTCTGGGTGCTCAGGCCGGTGCGTCATCGTTATATCGGCGGCTTCGGCGCGATCCACTGGGTTGACCAACTGACCCTGGCCAACCCGTTTGCTGGCAAGGCCGAGCTGAGCATGATCGAGCACATGAACAGCGATCACACCAAGGCCATTGCCCATTACGTCGAGCTGGCTGGCCTGCCGACGTTCGAGCCCGCACAACTGGTCGGCATCGACAGCGAAGGCATGCACTTGCGCATTGGCCTGGGCGTGCATTGGCTGCCCTTTGCCGCGACTTGCAATACCCCGACACAAGTGCGCGAGGCCTTGGTTTCCCTGGCTCACGCCCAGGTCTGGCCGAAAAAAGCTGTTACCGAAGCTTGA
- a CDS encoding SDR family oxidoreductase, whose amino-acid sequence MHLNDKVIIITGGCQGLGRSMAEYFASKGAHLALVDLNQEKLDAAVAACQSHGVTARSYLCNVADEEQVIHTVARIADDFGAIHGLINNAGILRDGLLLKVKDGEMTKMSLAQWQAVIDVNLTGVFLCTREVAAKMVELKNQGAIINISSISRAGNVGQTNYSAAKAGVAAATVTWAKELARYGIRVAGIAPGFIETEMTLGMKPEALEKMTSGIPLKRMGRPQEIAHSAAYIFENDYYTGRILELDGGLRL is encoded by the coding sequence ATGCATCTCAACGACAAAGTAATCATTATCACCGGCGGTTGCCAGGGTTTGGGCCGCTCCATGGCCGAGTATTTTGCAAGCAAAGGTGCCCACCTGGCGCTGGTGGACCTCAATCAGGAAAAGCTCGATGCCGCAGTGGCTGCATGCCAGTCCCATGGCGTCACCGCACGCAGCTATCTATGCAACGTGGCAGATGAAGAACAGGTGATCCATACCGTGGCCCGGATCGCCGATGATTTCGGCGCGATCCACGGTTTGATCAACAACGCTGGAATCCTGCGCGATGGCTTGCTGCTCAAGGTCAAGGACGGCGAGATGACCAAGATGAGCCTGGCCCAGTGGCAGGCGGTGATCGACGTCAATCTGACCGGCGTTTTCCTCTGCACCCGCGAAGTGGCGGCGAAGATGGTCGAGCTGAAAAACCAGGGCGCCATTATCAACATCTCGTCGATCTCCCGCGCGGGGAATGTGGGCCAGACCAACTATTCGGCGGCCAAGGCCGGCGTAGCCGCAGCGACGGTGACCTGGGCCAAGGAACTGGCGCGTTATGGCATCCGTGTAGCGGGGATTGCGCCGGGCTTTATCGAAACCGAAATGACGCTGGGCATGAAGCCCGAAGCATTGGAGAAGATGACGTCGGGGATTCCGCTCAAGCGCATGGGCCGGCCACAAGAGATCGCCCACTCGGCGGCCTATATCTTCGAGAACGACTACTACACCGGGCGCATCCTGGAGCTGGATGGCGGGTTGCGGTTGTAA
- a CDS encoding DUF481 domain-containing protein, translated as MLSRTLLCLAVFTASTPVLADTVWLKNGDRLTGKIKVFDGGKLLIQTEYAGAIPVDWKQVKTLESDQELLVKQDAYIGEKAKSLHPAEDGKVVLANGETPKTVELASIQQIIKPKPVIEDLVWKGNVDVALDYKRAEKDTDDYDIDFKTTARHGKWRHIAEGEYNREFQNEVVTTDNWRAEYALDRFITDQWFWQGRLTYKHDKVEDLRRQRTVGTGPGYQFWDDELGAFSLGSLLNRTDYEYKDGGNDNFYSLAMKWDYNRYLIGKTVEFFTNGEVGKPLAGPADYALDAEMGLRYKVTEWASLNLKAERDIISGSSDSDLSKTRYTAGFGVTW; from the coding sequence ATGTTGTCCAGAACCCTGCTGTGCCTCGCTGTCTTTACTGCTTCTACCCCTGTGCTGGCCGATACGGTCTGGTTGAAAAACGGTGATCGCCTGACTGGCAAGATCAAGGTTTTCGACGGCGGCAAACTGTTGATCCAGACCGAATACGCGGGTGCAATCCCGGTGGACTGGAAGCAGGTGAAAACCCTGGAAAGCGACCAGGAGTTGCTGGTCAAGCAGGATGCCTACATCGGCGAAAAGGCCAAGTCCCTGCATCCGGCCGAGGATGGCAAGGTGGTCCTGGCCAACGGTGAGACGCCGAAGACGGTGGAGTTGGCCAGCATCCAGCAGATCATCAAGCCCAAGCCTGTGATCGAAGACCTGGTGTGGAAGGGCAATGTCGACGTGGCGCTGGACTACAAGCGTGCGGAAAAAGACACCGACGACTATGACATCGACTTCAAGACCACTGCCCGTCACGGCAAGTGGCGCCATATAGCCGAAGGCGAATACAACCGCGAATTCCAGAACGAGGTGGTCACCACCGATAACTGGCGCGCCGAGTACGCGCTGGACCGCTTTATTACCGACCAGTGGTTCTGGCAGGGGCGCTTGACCTACAAGCACGACAAGGTTGAAGACCTGCGTCGTCAGCGCACCGTCGGTACCGGTCCGGGTTATCAGTTCTGGGACGATGAGCTGGGGGCATTTTCCCTGGGCTCGTTGCTCAACCGCACTGACTATGAGTACAAGGACGGCGGTAACGACAACTTCTATTCCCTGGCGATGAAGTGGGACTACAACCGCTACCTGATCGGCAAGACCGTGGAGTTTTTCACCAACGGCGAAGTGGGCAAACCCCTGGCCGGTCCGGCCGACTACGCCCTCGATGCCGAAATGGGCCTGCGTTATAAAGTCACTGAATGGGCTTCCCTCAACCTCAAGGCCGAGCGCGACATCATCAGCGGCAGTTCGGACAGCGACTTGAGCAAGACCCGTTACACCGCAGGCTTTGGCGTGACCTGGTAA
- a CDS encoding MGMT family protein: MNEPADTPQNPAEMRRTALYLTLAQVPEGCVVSYGELAHLAGLGRAARFVGRTLSQLPEGSKLPWHRVVAAGGRISLPVGSASGDEQRARLRSEGVSILNNRVDIQRHGWRPVEHSG, from the coding sequence GTGAACGAGCCCGCCGACACCCCGCAAAACCCGGCCGAAATGCGCCGTACCGCGCTGTACCTGACCTTGGCCCAAGTGCCCGAAGGCTGCGTAGTCAGCTACGGCGAACTGGCGCACCTGGCCGGACTGGGGCGTGCCGCGCGCTTCGTGGGCCGCACGTTGAGCCAACTTCCCGAGGGTTCGAAGTTGCCCTGGCATCGGGTTGTCGCCGCCGGCGGTCGGATAAGTCTGCCGGTGGGCAGCGCTTCGGGTGATGAACAACGTGCGCGTTTGCGTAGCGAAGGTGTCAGTATCCTGAACAATCGCGTTGATATTCAGCGCCATGGCTGGCGCCCGGTAGAGCACAGCGGTTAG
- a CDS encoding AmpG family muropeptide MFS transporter, translating into MPRKTWRAALAAYASPSTLVLLLLGFAAGLPYMLVFSTLSVWLREAGVARETIGYASLIGLAYAFKWVWSPLLDQWRLPLLGKLGRRRSWLVLSQSLVILGLIGMGFCDPQKHLSWLIAIAVIVAFASATQDIAVDAYRLEIADDSRQAALAASYMSGYRIAALLATAGALFFAEGFGSTGFNYKHSAWTGTYVLFGVLMIPALLTSFFMREPDVPLRTQLQAGRYTFAHQLMSVFVLIILLVSVPAMFTQLYNTDFASVLFEGVSLLDLLLEDRAFLRAILYITLTALCLSAMGRRGLAPVLTPVNDFILRYRWQALLLLGLIATYRMSDTVMGVMANVFYIDQGFTKDQIASVSKIFGLIMTLVGAGMGGLLIVRFGILPILFIGGITSAGTNLLFLMLADMGADLQMLIFTISLDNFSSGLATSAFVAYLSSLTNLKFSATQYALLSSIMLLLPRLIGGYSGVMVEKFGYHNFFLITALLGVPTLLLIALHWYQESRRIRFNPPEEG; encoded by the coding sequence ATGCCCCGTAAAACCTGGCGCGCCGCGCTCGCTGCCTATGCCAGCCCCTCGACTTTAGTGCTGTTACTGCTCGGCTTTGCCGCCGGCCTGCCTTACATGTTGGTGTTCTCGACGCTTTCGGTCTGGTTGCGCGAAGCCGGTGTGGCACGCGAGACCATCGGCTATGCGAGCCTGATCGGCCTGGCGTATGCGTTCAAGTGGGTCTGGTCACCGCTGTTGGACCAATGGCGCCTGCCGCTGTTGGGCAAGCTGGGACGTCGTCGTTCCTGGCTGGTGCTGTCCCAATCCCTGGTGATTCTCGGTTTGATCGGCATGGGCTTCTGCGACCCGCAGAAACACCTGTCCTGGCTGATCGCCATTGCCGTTATCGTCGCATTTGCCTCCGCAACCCAAGACATTGCGGTGGACGCCTATCGTCTGGAAATCGCCGATGACAGCCGCCAGGCCGCCCTGGCCGCCAGCTATATGTCCGGCTACCGCATCGCCGCCCTGCTAGCCACCGCCGGCGCGCTGTTCTTTGCCGAAGGCTTTGGCTCCACGGGGTTCAACTACAAGCATTCGGCATGGACCGGCACCTATGTACTGTTCGGCGTGCTGATGATCCCCGCCCTGCTGACCAGCTTTTTCATGCGTGAACCCGATGTGCCCCTGCGCACCCAGTTGCAGGCCGGGCGCTATACGTTTGCCCACCAACTGATGTCGGTATTTGTACTGATCATCCTGTTGGTGTCGGTACCGGCGATGTTCACCCAGCTCTACAACACCGACTTTGCCAGCGTGCTGTTCGAAGGCGTGAGCCTGCTCGACCTGCTGCTGGAAGACCGCGCATTCCTGCGCGCCATCCTCTATATCACCCTCACCGCCCTATGCCTCTCGGCCATGGGCCGCCGAGGCCTGGCGCCGGTGCTGACGCCGGTCAACGACTTTATCCTGCGCTACCGCTGGCAGGCCCTGCTGCTGCTGGGGCTGATCGCCACCTACCGCATGTCGGACACGGTGATGGGCGTGATGGCCAACGTGTTCTATATCGACCAGGGGTTCACCAAGGATCAGATCGCCAGCGTCAGCAAGATCTTCGGTCTGATCATGACCCTGGTCGGCGCCGGTATGGGCGGCCTGTTGATCGTGCGGTTCGGCATCCTGCCGATCCTGTTTATCGGCGGCATCACCTCGGCCGGCACCAACCTGCTGTTCCTGATGCTGGCCGACATGGGCGCCGACCTGCAGATGCTGATCTTCACCATCTCCCTGGACAACTTCAGCTCAGGCCTGGCGACCTCGGCGTTCGTCGCTTATCTATCGAGTCTGACCAACCTGAAGTTCTCCGCCACCCAGTACGCCCTGCTCAGCTCGATCATGTTGCTGTTGCCACGGCTGATCGGCGGTTACTCGGGAGTCATGGTGGAAAAGTTCGGCTATCACAACTTCTTCCTGATTACCGCGCTACTCGGCGTGCCGACGCTGCTGCTGATTGCCCTGCATTGGTACCAGGAAAGCCGACGGATCCGTTTTAACCCGCCCGAAGAAGGCTGA
- a CDS encoding proline--tRNA ligase produces MRTSQYLLATQKETPSDAVVISHQLMLRAGMIRKLASGLYTWLPMGLKVMRKVEAIVREEMNAAGSLEVLMPSTQPAELWQESGRWEEYGPELLRFKDRHGRDFCAGPTHEEVITDLMRNELSSYKQLPLNLYQIQTKFRDEIRPRFGLMRGREFIMKDAYSFHADQPSLQVTYDRMHQAYCNVFTRLGLKFRPVEADNGSIGGAGSHEFHVLAESGEDDIVFSDGSDYAANIEKAEAVPRETSRPAPAEELRLVDTPDTKTIAALVEKFNLPIEKTIKTLIVHAEEEGKLIALVIRGDHELNEIKAAQQPGVASPLVMASDAELRDAIGAGAGSLGPLNLPLPIIIDRSVELMSDFGIGANIDDKHYFGVNWERDLPVPTVADLRNVVAGDPSPDGKGTLEIKRGIEVGHIFQLGNKYSKAMKCEVLGENGKPVTLEMGCYGIGVSRVVAAAIEQNHDDKGIIWSDTLAPFQIALVPLRYETEQVREATDKLYAELTAAGFEVLLDDRDKKTSPGIKFADMELIGIPHRIVVSDRGLADGNLEYKSRTEAQAQPLPVADVLPFLQARIRR; encoded by the coding sequence ATGCGCACCAGTCAATATTTGCTCGCCACACAGAAAGAAACGCCTTCCGACGCGGTCGTGATCAGCCACCAGCTGATGCTGCGCGCCGGTATGATCCGCAAACTGGCCTCCGGCCTGTACACCTGGCTGCCCATGGGCTTGAAGGTGATGCGCAAGGTCGAAGCGATCGTTCGCGAAGAAATGAACGCCGCCGGCTCTCTGGAAGTGTTGATGCCGAGCACTCAACCGGCTGAACTGTGGCAGGAATCCGGGCGCTGGGAAGAGTACGGCCCGGAATTGTTGCGCTTCAAGGATCGTCATGGCCGCGACTTCTGCGCAGGCCCGACCCATGAAGAAGTGATCACCGACCTGATGCGCAACGAGTTGAGCAGCTACAAACAGCTGCCCCTCAACCTGTATCAGATCCAGACCAAGTTCCGTGACGAAATCCGCCCACGCTTCGGTTTGATGCGTGGCCGCGAATTCATCATGAAGGACGCCTATTCGTTCCACGCCGACCAGCCTTCGCTGCAAGTCACCTATGACCGCATGCACCAGGCCTATTGCAACGTGTTCACTCGCCTGGGCCTGAAGTTCCGCCCAGTCGAAGCGGATAACGGTTCCATCGGCGGCGCGGGCTCCCATGAGTTCCACGTACTGGCAGAGTCCGGCGAAGACGATATCGTCTTCAGCGACGGCTCCGACTACGCAGCCAACATCGAGAAAGCCGAAGCCGTGCCACGGGAAACTTCCCGTCCGGCGCCGGCTGAAGAGCTGCGCCTGGTCGATACCCCAGACACCAAGACCATCGCGGCCCTGGTCGAGAAATTCAATCTGCCGATTGAAAAGACCATCAAGACCCTGATCGTACATGCCGAGGAAGAAGGCAAGCTGATCGCTCTGGTGATCCGTGGCGACCACGAGCTCAACGAAATCAAGGCTGCCCAGCAACCTGGCGTGGCCAGCCCGCTGGTCATGGCCTCGGACGCCGAACTGCGTGACGCCATTGGCGCCGGCGCTGGCTCCCTGGGCCCGCTGAACCTGCCACTGCCGATCATCATCGACCGTTCCGTCGAGCTGATGAGCGACTTCGGCATCGGTGCGAATATCGACGACAAGCACTACTTTGGCGTCAACTGGGAACGTGACCTGCCAGTACCGACCGTGGCCGACCTGCGCAACGTGGTTGCCGGTGACCCAAGCCCGGATGGCAAGGGCACCCTGGAAATCAAGCGCGGTATCGAAGTGGGGCACATCTTCCAGCTGGGCAACAAGTACAGCAAGGCGATGAAGTGCGAAGTACTGGGCGAAAACGGCAAGCCGGTAACCCTGGAAATGGGTTGCTATGGCATTGGCGTTTCCCGCGTGGTGGCGGCTGCCATCGAGCAGAACCACGACGACAAAGGCATCATCTGGAGCGACACTTTGGCGCCGTTCCAGATCGCCCTGGTACCCCTGCGCTACGAAACCGAGCAGGTTCGCGAAGCCACCGACAAACTGTACGCCGAACTGACGGCCGCCGGTTTCGAGGTGCTGCTCGATGATCGCGACAAGAAGACCAGCCCGGGCATCAAGTTTGCCGACATGGAACTGATTGGCATCCCTCACCGGATCGTGGTCAGTGACCGCGGCCTGGCCGATGGCAATCTGGAATACAAGAGCCGGACCGAAGCCCAAGCCCAACCGTTGCCGGTGGCTGACGTGCTGCCCTTCCTTCAGGCGCGTATTCGTCGCTGA
- the dinB gene encoding DNA polymerase IV, whose amino-acid sequence MTQRKIIHVDCDCFYAAIEMRDNPSLAQKPLAVGGSADRRGVIATCNYEARAYGVRSAMSSRHALKLCPDLTIVKPRMDAYKEASKEIHTIFRDYTDLIEPLSLDEAYLDVSDCAHFGGSATRIAQDIRRRVSNQLHITVSAGVAPNKFLAKIASDWKKPNGLFVITPDQVEDFVSQLPVSKLHGVGKVTADKLARLGIEDCLQLREWNKLALVREFGSFGERLWSLARGIDDRAVHNDSRRQSISVENTYDVDLPDLPSCLEKLPELMETLAGRMQRIDSSYRPGKPFVKVKFHDFTQTTLEQAGAGRDLESYRQLLTQAFNRGGKPVRLLGIGVRLLDLSVGNEQLELSL is encoded by the coding sequence ATGACGCAGCGCAAAATCATCCATGTCGACTGTGATTGTTTCTACGCTGCCATCGAAATGCGGGATAACCCGAGCCTGGCGCAAAAGCCGCTGGCGGTAGGGGGCTCGGCTGATCGGCGCGGGGTGATCGCTACCTGCAACTACGAGGCCCGGGCCTACGGCGTGCGTTCGGCGATGTCGTCGCGCCATGCGTTGAAGCTCTGCCCTGACCTGACCATCGTCAAGCCGCGCATGGATGCCTATAAAGAAGCGTCCAAGGAAATCCACACGATTTTCCGCGATTACACCGATCTGATCGAGCCGTTGTCTCTGGACGAGGCTTACCTGGATGTTTCCGACTGCGCGCATTTTGGCGGCAGCGCCACGCGCATCGCCCAGGATATCCGTCGGCGCGTTTCCAATCAGTTGCACATCACGGTTTCTGCGGGGGTGGCACCCAACAAGTTTCTGGCCAAGATCGCCAGCGACTGGAAAAAGCCCAATGGACTGTTTGTGATCACCCCGGACCAGGTGGAAGATTTCGTATCGCAGTTGCCAGTCAGCAAGCTGCACGGCGTTGGCAAGGTCACCGCCGACAAGCTGGCACGCCTGGGGATTGAGGATTGCCTGCAATTGCGCGAGTGGAACAAGCTGGCGCTGGTGCGCGAATTCGGCAGCTTTGGTGAGCGCTTATGGAGTTTGGCGCGTGGGATTGATGATCGTGCGGTGCATAACGACAGTCGCCGGCAATCGATCAGCGTGGAGAACACCTACGATGTCGATCTGCCGGACCTGCCCAGTTGCCTGGAAAAGCTGCCGGAACTGATGGAAACACTGGCTGGGCGCATGCAGCGTATCGACAGCAGTTATCGGCCGGGCAAACCCTTTGTCAAAGTGAAGTTCCACGACTTTACCCAGACCACCCTGGAGCAGGCGGGGGCGGGGCGGGATCTGGAGAGCTATCGGCAGTTGCTGACCCAGGCGTTCAATCGGGGCGGTAAGCCGGTGCGGTTGCTGGGGATTGGTGTGCGGTTGCTCGATTTGAGCGTGGGAAATGAACAACTGGAACTGTCCCTGTAG